One window of the Pedobacter ginsengisoli genome contains the following:
- a CDS encoding DUF3298 and DUF4163 domain-containing protein translates to MKKLGLFVIAIGFMACQSENKSSNTADTANLATSTDSLTFKYDSVKVYSKTPVSINKTVTDTSKAVISYPLFNDEKINQFIESKIKLTADSGKNYKTYNDYASDFIKGYDDFKKSEKDYPQTWFLDIKAKVVTQKPGYLSLLNTYVNYAGGAHPNSIFTYINYNPVTHQEILLDSLIQPGSMIKLTAIAEKIFRKNEKLSATASLKDGYFFEKDTFKLNDNFTITDQGLMFLYNPYEIKAYVYGTTELVIPFSELKEIAKPNSLLSHTN, encoded by the coding sequence ATGAAAAAATTAGGACTATTTGTTATCGCCATAGGGTTTATGGCTTGCCAGAGCGAAAATAAAAGCAGCAATACTGCTGATACGGCAAACCTGGCAACAAGTACAGATTCATTAACTTTTAAATATGATTCTGTAAAAGTTTACAGCAAAACGCCTGTGTCAATAAACAAGACGGTTACAGATACTTCTAAAGCTGTTATTTCTTACCCTTTGTTTAATGACGAAAAAATAAACCAGTTTATTGAAAGCAAAATAAAACTTACTGCAGATTCTGGTAAAAATTACAAAACTTACAATGACTATGCGTCTGATTTTATTAAAGGCTATGATGATTTTAAAAAATCGGAAAAAGACTATCCACAAACCTGGTTTTTAGACATTAAAGCCAAGGTTGTTACGCAAAAACCGGGCTACCTGTCGTTATTAAACACCTATGTTAATTATGCAGGCGGTGCACATCCAAACAGCATATTCACTTACATTAATTACAACCCGGTAACGCATCAGGAAATTCTTTTAGATTCATTAATTCAGCCAGGCTCAATGATAAAGCTTACTGCAATAGCCGAAAAGATATTCAGAAAAAATGAAAAGCTTAGCGCAACAGCTAGCTTAAAGGATGGCTATTTCTTTGAAAAAGACACATTTAAACTGAATGATAATTTTACCATAACTGATCAGGGTTTAATGTTCCTTTACAATCCTTACGAAATTAAGGCTTATGTTTATGGTACAACAGAATTGGTTATTCCTTTCAGCGAATTAAAAGAAATTGCTAAACCTAACTCACTACTAAGTCACACAAATTAA
- a CDS encoding aspartate kinase — protein MEVYKFGGASVKDAEGVRNLANIIIERNQKNNLLIVISAMGKVTNKLEELTKAYLTGLNDVHQIFEDVKQFHFSIIGELFPDESNPVYNDVANSFVEIDWLLEEEPDDAADYIYDQIVSIGEIVSTKIAAAYLNETGCNVQWVDARNFIHTDNSYREAQVNWEKTEQEIQKKLNPVLEQCIAVTQGFIGSTSENFTTTLGRDGSDYSAAIFASCLNASSLTIWKDVPGVLNADPKWFDETERIPRLSYHDAIELAYYGATIIHPKTIKPIQNKNIPLYVRSFLDHKAEGTDITGADNHLPVPSFIFKVNQALISIFPKDFSFIIEENLSDIFSLFHKHKVKITTMLNSAISFSVSFDHDPKKLEALIADLSQHYKVKYNTGLELVTIRYYNQQTIDRVTVNKNILLEVKSRYTCQIVMRDKTTVE, from the coding sequence ATGGAGGTATACAAATTTGGAGGAGCATCTGTTAAAGATGCCGAAGGGGTAAGAAATCTGGCCAACATCATTATAGAACGCAATCAAAAAAATAACCTGTTAATCGTTATTTCAGCAATGGGTAAGGTTACCAATAAGCTAGAGGAATTAACAAAAGCTTACTTAACCGGCCTTAATGATGTGCATCAGATATTTGAAGATGTAAAACAATTCCATTTCAGCATCATTGGTGAATTATTCCCTGATGAAAGTAACCCGGTGTATAACGATGTTGCCAATTCATTTGTAGAAATAGACTGGTTGCTTGAAGAAGAACCCGACGATGCGGCAGATTATATTTACGATCAGATAGTTTCAATAGGCGAAATAGTTTCTACTAAAATAGCCGCAGCCTATTTAAATGAAACGGGTTGTAATGTACAATGGGTTGACGCACGAAATTTTATTCATACAGATAACAGCTACCGCGAGGCACAGGTAAACTGGGAAAAAACAGAACAGGAAATACAGAAAAAACTTAACCCTGTTTTAGAACAGTGTATTGCCGTTACCCAGGGTTTTATTGGAAGTACAAGCGAAAACTTTACCACTACTCTGGGCAGAGATGGCTCTGATTATTCAGCTGCAATATTTGCTTCCTGCCTGAATGCAAGCTCACTAACCATCTGGAAAGATGTGCCTGGTGTTTTAAACGCAGACCCTAAGTGGTTTGATGAAACGGAAAGGATTCCACGCTTATCCTATCATGATGCAATTGAACTTGCTTACTATGGGGCAACCATTATCCACCCTAAAACTATTAAGCCAATTCAGAATAAGAACATTCCTTTATATGTACGTTCTTTTCTTGATCATAAAGCAGAAGGCACAGACATTACCGGTGCTGATAATCACTTACCTGTTCCATCTTTTATATTTAAGGTGAACCAGGCATTGATCTCTATTTTCCCTAAAGATTTCTCTTTCATTATAGAAGAAAACTTAAGTGATATTTTTAGCCTGTTCCATAAGCATAAGGTAAAAATTACCACCATGCTAAACTCTGCCATCAGTTTTTCGGTAAGTTTTGATCATGATCCTAAAAAACTGGAAGCACTGATAGCCGATCTGTCACAACACTATAAGGTTAAATATAATACAGGTCTGGAATTAGTTACCATAAGGTACTACAACCAGCAAACCATAGATAGGGTAACTGTTAACAAGAACATTCTTTTAGAGGTTAAAAGCAGATATACTTGTCAGATTGTAATGAGGGACAAGACAACAGTTGAATAG
- a CDS encoding GNAT family N-acetyltransferase codes for MSITLRVAEREDCTRLLELINELAIYERAPEEVTVTLDEFTEAGFGENKVWKAFVAEDNDKIVGFALYYVRYSTWKGSRLYLEDFIVTEECRGKGVGKLLFETVVKEAKEKNYNGMVWQVLDWNEPAINFYKKYAADLEAGWLNGSLTKEQISK; via the coding sequence ATGAGCATTACGTTAAGAGTAGCAGAACGGGAAGATTGTACGCGATTGTTGGAATTAATTAATGAACTGGCTATTTATGAGAGAGCACCTGAAGAAGTAACTGTAACACTGGATGAATTTACAGAAGCAGGTTTTGGTGAAAACAAAGTATGGAAAGCTTTTGTTGCTGAAGATAATGATAAAATTGTTGGCTTTGCATTATATTATGTAAGGTATTCGACCTGGAAAGGTTCCCGACTATATCTTGAAGATTTTATTGTAACAGAGGAATGTAGAGGAAAAGGGGTTGGAAAACTACTTTTTGAAACTGTTGTTAAAGAAGCAAAAGAGAAGAACTACAATGGTATGGTGTGGCAGGTGTTGGATTGGAACGAACCGGCAATTAATTTTTATAAAAAGTATGCTGCCGACCTGGAGGCAGGATGGTTAAACGGATCCTTAACAAAGGAACAAATTTCAAAGTAA
- a CDS encoding tetratricopeptide repeat protein, whose protein sequence is MKQLSLFLLSLFISTAVLSQDKNQINGLISEGVKLHDAGKFEEALGKYKEALKLDPDNSTANYEIAYTLFSSKSDKDAIPYLNKIIEGNATNKGGAYDMLGSIYDNQGKTDKAIEYYKLGIKAQPEYQGLYFNLAITYSRQGKNEEALQCLTKSLQLNPKHASSHRLYGLINMADSGNKICALLGYCNFLILEPNSQRSVKAYQDVTSILSSGTTKKDGVTNITINHNAAEKDPDLGAASLALSISSLSPEMAGLTGADQLELQLKTIFGIVGELSEKKKEKDFFWSFYADYFYKLSKSEFMPLIARIISFSSNQEEKKKWITEHEQLLTDYSVWEAANSHN, encoded by the coding sequence ATGAAACAATTATCGCTCTTTCTCCTATCATTATTTATTTCAACTGCTGTTTTAAGCCAGGATAAAAACCAGATTAATGGCTTAATATCTGAAGGGGTTAAACTTCATGACGCCGGTAAATTTGAAGAGGCTCTTGGAAAATATAAAGAAGCATTAAAGCTAGACCCTGATAATTCAACAGCGAATTATGAAATTGCCTACACGCTTTTCAGTTCTAAATCTGACAAAGATGCCATTCCATATCTGAATAAGATAATTGAAGGGAATGCTACTAACAAAGGTGGAGCTTATGATATGTTGGGTAGTATTTACGATAACCAGGGAAAAACTGATAAAGCTATCGAGTATTATAAGCTTGGTATAAAGGCACAACCTGAATATCAGGGTTTATATTTTAACCTTGCAATAACATATAGCCGACAGGGTAAAAATGAAGAGGCGTTACAATGTTTAACTAAATCATTGCAGTTAAACCCAAAGCATGCCAGCAGCCACAGATTATACGGCTTAATTAACATGGCTGATTCTGGTAACAAAATTTGTGCATTACTTGGCTATTGCAACTTTCTGATACTGGAACCAAATAGCCAGCGCTCTGTTAAAGCTTATCAGGATGTTACATCAATTCTCAGTTCCGGAACCACTAAAAAAGATGGTGTAACCAACATTACGATTAACCATAATGCCGCTGAAAAGGACCCTGATTTAGGTGCGGCAAGTCTGGCCTTATCAATATCTTCACTTTCGCCCGAAATGGCTGGTTTAACCGGGGCTGATCAACTAGAGCTACAACTTAAAACCATCTTTGGAATTGTTGGAGAACTTTCTGAAAAGAAAAAGGAAAAGGATTTTTTCTGGTCTTTTTATGCAGATTATTTTTATAAATTATCTAAATCGGAATTTATGCCATTAATAGCGCGCATTATAAGCTTTAGCTCGAATCAGGAAGAAAAGAAAAAATGGATAACAGAACATGAACAGCTTTTAACTGACTACTCTGTTTGGGAAGCTGCAAACTCACATAATTGA
- a CDS encoding YggS family pyridoxal phosphate-dependent enzyme encodes MSIADNLLEYKKELDSTQTELIAVSKYQEPAAIMEAYNAGQRVFGENIVQELADKEAQLPKDIEWHLIGHLQTNKVKYIAPFVKLIQSVDSLKLLTEINKQAAKNKRVIDCLLQIYIADEDTKFGLGFDEAIELLRSDEFTALKNVRIVGLMGIASNNASEKQTLDEFTELKVLFDGIKVSFFRKDDYFKEISMGMSGDYKLAIEAGSTMVRVGSSIFGKRKIKHYKTE; translated from the coding sequence ATGAGTATAGCAGATAACTTATTAGAATATAAAAAAGAATTAGATAGTACGCAGACAGAATTAATTGCGGTTTCGAAATACCAGGAGCCTGCGGCAATTATGGAAGCATACAATGCAGGGCAACGGGTTTTTGGAGAAAACATTGTTCAGGAACTGGCTGATAAAGAAGCACAACTGCCTAAAGATATTGAATGGCACTTGATTGGTCATCTGCAAACCAATAAAGTAAAGTACATTGCTCCTTTTGTTAAATTGATCCAGTCTGTTGATAGTTTGAAACTGTTAACCGAGATAAATAAGCAAGCTGCTAAAAATAAGCGTGTAATTGATTGTTTACTGCAAATTTATATTGCCGATGAGGATACCAAATTCGGCCTTGGATTTGACGAAGCGATTGAACTGCTTAGATCAGATGAATTTACGGCCCTTAAAAACGTGCGGATTGTAGGTTTAATGGGTATTGCAAGTAACAACGCTTCTGAAAAGCAAACGCTTGATGAATTTACCGAGTTAAAAGTGCTTTTTGACGGCATTAAAGTAAGCTTTTTTAGAAAAGATGATTACTTTAAGGAAATCTCGATGGGCATGTCTGGCGATTACAAACTAGCAATTGAAGCAGGCAGCACAATGGTAAGGGTTGGCAGCAGTATTTTTGGTAAAAGGAAGATTAAACATTATAAAACAGAATGA
- a CDS encoding class I SAM-dependent methyltransferase, with product MNRHVLDSEVQEYIKNHLNDDVHKLAMSKSPFKDVSSKELANQIAAKNKSVKKLPSWYKTYSIYYPALLSIEQCSSETTASYKAGLAIGDSLIDLTGGFGVDSYYFAKTVKNLMHCEINKDLSEIAAHNALALGQTNIKCLAEDGIAVLEKSGETFDTIYLDPARRSSAGKVFMLKDCTPNVVEHLDLLLSKSKRIIIKTAPLLDITAGLKELGNVSEVHIVSLKNECKELLWVIDSNKPTQQPIIKAVTINELQKEFSFIKGEEETEVELLGENPSGYLYEPDAALLKSGAFNLIAKRFKLKKLHHQTQLYVSEHLDPSFPGRIFKINSLLSAGDLKKEKLLRRNLIARNYPDKAENLVKKYKIKPDHNKFLVFTQGAGNNYLIIDAEILQHY from the coding sequence TTGAATAGGCATGTTTTAGATAGCGAGGTTCAGGAGTACATTAAAAATCATTTAAATGATGATGTACATAAACTCGCTATGTCTAAAAGTCCGTTTAAAGATGTTAGTTCCAAGGAGCTGGCTAATCAGATTGCTGCAAAAAACAAATCGGTAAAAAAGCTACCCAGCTGGTATAAAACGTATTCTATTTATTACCCAGCCTTACTTTCTATCGAACAATGTTCATCTGAAACAACAGCTTCCTACAAAGCAGGCCTGGCTATTGGCGACAGTTTAATAGATCTTACCGGGGGTTTTGGAGTAGACAGTTATTATTTTGCAAAAACAGTTAAAAACTTAATGCATTGCGAAATCAATAAAGACCTTTCGGAAATAGCTGCTCATAATGCCCTTGCGTTGGGACAAACAAATATTAAATGCTTAGCGGAAGATGGCATTGCAGTACTTGAAAAATCTGGTGAAACCTTTGATACGATCTATCTGGATCCGGCAAGAAGAAGTTCGGCAGGCAAAGTTTTTATGTTAAAGGACTGCACTCCGAATGTTGTTGAGCATTTGGATTTATTATTGTCCAAATCAAAACGCATTATTATTAAAACTGCCCCATTATTAGATATTACCGCTGGTTTAAAGGAACTTGGCAATGTTTCTGAAGTTCATATTGTTAGCTTAAAAAACGAGTGCAAGGAATTGCTATGGGTTATTGATAGCAACAAACCAACGCAACAGCCAATAATAAAAGCGGTTACCATAAATGAATTGCAAAAGGAATTCTCATTTATTAAAGGTGAGGAAGAAACGGAAGTTGAATTGCTCGGCGAAAATCCTTCTGGCTACCTTTATGAACCAGATGCAGCGCTGCTTAAAAGTGGAGCTTTTAACCTGATAGCTAAAAGGTTTAAATTAAAAAAACTCCACCATCAAACTCAACTGTATGTTTCAGAGCACTTGGATCCCTCCTTTCCGGGCAGAATTTTTAAGATCAACAGCCTTTTATCAGCCGGCGATCTTAAAAAGGAAAAGTTACTTAGGAGAAATCTAATTGCCAGAAACTATCCAGATAAGGCAGAAAACCTGGTAAAAAAATATAAAATAAAACCTGATCACAATAAATTCCTGGTATTTACACAGGGTGCAGGCAATAATTATTTAATAATAGATGCCGAAATACTGCAACACTATTAA